One Undibacter mobilis genomic region harbors:
- a CDS encoding CBS domain-containing protein, whose product MNASDVMTREVVTIGPDATVLQAARLMLQHRISGLPVVDGEGNLVGVVSEGDFLRRRETRTEKRRSRWLEFLMGPGKIAEEYTRTHGSRVDEVMTRDVQVVDENAALEDIIELMEKYRIKRVPVMSGATLVGIVTRSNLMRAMVSIARVTPAQQSPKDDGAIRDQILAELEKQSWAPGSSVDVVVRDGVVELFGVITDERQRDALKVACENVTGVQSVKDHLCWIDPTSGVALEASDIAETPRH is encoded by the coding sequence ATGAACGCCAGCGATGTCATGACTCGTGAAGTCGTCACGATCGGACCGGACGCCACGGTTCTGCAGGCCGCACGGCTGATGTTACAGCACCGGATCAGCGGTTTGCCGGTCGTCGACGGCGAGGGCAATCTGGTCGGTGTCGTCTCGGAAGGCGATTTTCTGCGTCGGCGCGAGACCAGGACCGAAAAGCGCCGGTCGCGCTGGCTCGAGTTTCTGATGGGGCCGGGCAAGATCGCGGAAGAATACACGCGTACGCATGGTAGCCGCGTCGACGAGGTCATGACGCGCGATGTGCAGGTTGTCGATGAAAACGCGGCGCTCGAAGACATCATCGAATTGATGGAGAAGTATCGGATCAAGCGCGTGCCGGTGATGTCCGGTGCGACCCTGGTCGGCATCGTGACGCGCTCCAATCTCATGCGGGCCATGGTGAGCATCGCCCGCGTAACGCCGGCGCAACAGTCGCCGAAGGATGACGGCGCCATTCGCGACCAGATTCTGGCCGAATTGGAAAAGCAGAGCTGGGCCCCCGGCTCGTCGGTCGACGTCGTGGTCCGCGACGGCGTGGTCGAGTTGTTTGGCGTCATTACCGACGAGCGTCAGCGCGACGCCCTCAAAGTCGCCTGTGAAAACGTCACCGGGGTGCAATCGGTGAAGGATCATCTGTGCTGGATCGATCCGACTTCCGGCGTTGCGCTTGAAGCCTCCGATATTGCCGAGACGCCGCGCCATTGA
- a CDS encoding DASS family sodium-coupled anion symporter, producing the protein MSTESAQQVSVAPAASGVKTSGNWFIANWGLIAAVLAMIAVLLLPTPAGLPVAGHRMLAILLFAVIVWMTEAIDYAVSAIVIAALMAFLLGLAPSVANPKVLLGTSGALTMAFSGFTSTGLVLVAAALFLAAAMTQTGLDKRIALNILSRVGTETRNVVIGTILVGIVIAFMVPSTTARVACLVPITLGMIAAFGVSRTSTFAAMLMIVTVQTASIWNVGIKTAAAQNMIAIGFIEKAFNQTITWLEWLIAAAPFGIAMSIALYFVMTFMMKPEVASVPGGAEGIKKSLAELGPMKASEKKLLAISLTLIAFWATEGVLHKFDTSTTTITAVALMFMPGIGIMTWKEAQPKIPWGTVILFGIGISLGTALLQTKAATWLADIVVLEFGLKNATALFILGTMSLFLVVIHLGFASATALASAMIPIIIAVLKSVATPGINVIGMTMLLQFVVSFGFILVVNAPQNMVAYGTDTFSARDFVRTGLVLTVIALALVMLLGATYWRWLGYA; encoded by the coding sequence ATGTCGACCGAGTCAGCACAACAAGTGTCGGTGGCGCCTGCCGCCAGCGGCGTGAAGACCAGCGGCAATTGGTTCATTGCGAACTGGGGGTTGATCGCCGCGGTTCTGGCGATGATTGCCGTGCTCTTGTTGCCGACGCCGGCGGGGCTGCCGGTGGCCGGTCATCGCATGCTCGCCATCCTGCTCTTCGCTGTCATTGTCTGGATGACAGAAGCGATCGATTACGCGGTGTCGGCCATCGTCATCGCGGCGCTGATGGCGTTTCTGCTCGGCCTGGCGCCCAGTGTCGCCAATCCGAAAGTGCTGCTCGGCACCAGTGGCGCCTTGACGATGGCGTTTTCCGGCTTCACCTCCACCGGGCTGGTGCTGGTCGCGGCAGCGCTCTTCCTCGCGGCAGCGATGACCCAGACCGGACTCGACAAGCGCATCGCCCTTAACATTCTTTCGCGGGTCGGCACCGAAACGCGCAATGTCGTCATCGGCACCATTCTCGTCGGCATCGTGATCGCCTTCATGGTGCCGTCGACCACCGCGCGCGTGGCCTGTCTCGTTCCGATCACACTCGGCATGATCGCAGCCTTCGGCGTCAGCCGGACCAGCACCTTCGCAGCCATGCTGATGATCGTGACGGTGCAGACCGCCAGCATCTGGAACGTCGGCATCAAGACCGCCGCGGCGCAGAACATGATCGCCATCGGCTTCATCGAGAAAGCCTTCAACCAGACGATTACCTGGCTCGAATGGCTGATCGCCGCCGCGCCGTTCGGCATCGCCATGTCGATTGCGCTGTATTTCGTCATGACGTTCATGATGAAACCTGAGGTCGCCTCGGTGCCCGGCGGCGCCGAGGGCATCAAGAAGTCGCTCGCCGAACTGGGGCCCATGAAGGCGTCGGAAAAGAAGCTGCTCGCCATCTCGCTCACCTTGATCGCCTTCTGGGCGACCGAAGGCGTTCTGCACAAATTCGATACCAGCACCACGACGATTACCGCGGTGGCGCTGATGTTCATGCCGGGCATCGGCATCATGACCTGGAAGGAGGCGCAGCCGAAAATCCCGTGGGGCACCGTGATCCTGTTCGGCATCGGCATCAGCCTCGGCACGGCGCTGCTGCAGACCAAGGCGGCGACGTGGCTCGCCGACATTGTCGTCCTCGAGTTCGGTCTGAAGAACGCCACGGCACTCTTCATCCTCGGCACCATGAGTCTGTTTCTGGTCGTGATCCATCTCGGCTTTGCCAGCGCCACGGCGCTTGCATCTGCGATGATCCCGATCATCATCGCCGTGCTCAAGAGCGTGGCGACGCCCGGCATCAATGTCATCGGCATGACCATGCTGCTGCAGTTCGTGGTGTCGTTCGGCTTCATCCTGGTGGTGAACGCGCCGCAAAACATGGTGGCCTACGGCACCGATACGTTCAGCGCGCGCGACTTCGTACGCACGGGCCTGGTGCTGACTGTCATTGCGCTCGCTCTGGTGATGCTGCTCGGCGCCACGTACTGGCGCTGGCTTGGTTATGCCTGA
- a CDS encoding 2-oxoacid:acceptor oxidoreductase subunit alpha — protein sequence MTRQSIAVVFAGSGGSGAMSAGAVFLRAAARAGYYGMMTQLFGAQVRGGESASLVQIGVAPVDAPPDRYDVFVALDWDKVEQFAAEIPLDETTLIMADPAAGAVPPGIARSKGKVVALPMTDSSETKSDRALHGKRVNMFATGCLAALCGIAPDNVAGAIEAIFGDKGKDVTAANAARAAAGAQAAKGLGLDLALAAPTKAARWLINGNQAAALGALRGGVRFVGCYPITPATDLVEWLAPHLIKLGGRLVLGEDELASINLVLGASFGGVPAMTVTSGPGLSLMVESLGLAIAAEIPMVLIDVMRAGPSTGIASKTEQSDLNIAIYGTHGDAPHIVMAPLSVADCAATTEYAVYVSESLQVPAIVLSDQMLGQATAVIDPVSDRPAPMVRKTNGVAPGQPFKRYATGGDAVTPMPSPGTPGREWVAEGLTHNEAGLPASGAAMHVAQIHKRARKIREFDPGAHWGEVTGAGDTAILAFGSTVGAAREAARRLAETGHPVRVIALRMLSPLPMHALAQALDGVKRLIVIEQNDSGQLYRHLLGHKAVPVETESVARPGPLPFRPSEIVNYVA from the coding sequence ATGACCCGTCAATCGATTGCGGTCGTCTTTGCCGGGAGCGGCGGCTCCGGCGCCATGAGCGCCGGGGCCGTCTTTCTCCGGGCGGCCGCCAGGGCCGGCTACTACGGCATGATGACGCAACTGTTCGGCGCCCAGGTGCGCGGCGGCGAATCGGCCTCATTGGTGCAGATCGGCGTTGCGCCGGTCGATGCGCCGCCGGATCGCTACGATGTCTTCGTCGCGCTCGACTGGGACAAGGTCGAGCAGTTCGCCGCCGAAATCCCGCTCGACGAGACGACGCTGATCATGGCTGATCCCGCGGCTGGTGCGGTGCCGCCGGGCATTGCCCGGTCGAAGGGCAAGGTCGTCGCGCTGCCGATGACCGATTCCTCTGAAACCAAGAGCGATCGCGCGCTGCACGGCAAACGCGTCAACATGTTCGCAACCGGCTGTCTCGCCGCCTTGTGCGGTATTGCGCCCGACAACGTCGCCGGCGCGATCGAGGCGATCTTCGGCGACAAGGGCAAGGACGTGACGGCTGCCAATGCCGCGCGCGCTGCGGCGGGTGCGCAGGCCGCAAAGGGGCTCGGCCTCGATCTTGCGCTGGCGGCGCCGACCAAAGCGGCGCGCTGGCTCATCAACGGCAATCAGGCGGCGGCGCTCGGCGCTTTGCGCGGCGGCGTGCGGTTTGTCGGTTGCTATCCGATTACGCCGGCGACCGATCTTGTCGAATGGCTGGCGCCGCATCTGATCAAGCTCGGTGGGCGGCTCGTGCTCGGCGAGGACGAACTGGCCTCGATCAACCTGGTGCTCGGCGCCTCGTTCGGCGGCGTGCCGGCGATGACGGTGACGTCGGGACCCGGATTGTCGTTGATGGTCGAGAGTCTCGGCCTGGCGATCGCCGCGGAAATCCCGATGGTGCTGATCGATGTGATGCGCGCCGGGCCGTCGACCGGCATCGCCTCCAAGACCGAGCAGAGCGATCTCAACATCGCGATTTACGGCACGCATGGCGATGCGCCGCACATCGTCATGGCGCCGCTGTCGGTCGCCGATTGTGCGGCGACGACGGAATACGCGGTCTATGTCTCGGAGTCGCTGCAGGTGCCGGCGATCGTTCTCTCGGACCAGATGCTGGGGCAGGCGACCGCCGTGATCGATCCGGTATCGGACCGTCCGGCGCCGATGGTGCGCAAGACCAATGGTGTCGCACCGGGCCAGCCGTTCAAGCGCTATGCGACCGGAGGCGATGCGGTGACGCCGATGCCGTCACCCGGCACGCCGGGCCGCGAATGGGTCGCCGAAGGCCTGACGCATAACGAGGCCGGCTTGCCGGCGAGCGGCGCGGCGATGCATGTGGCGCAGATTCACAAGCGCGCACGGAAGATCCGCGAGTTCGATCCGGGCGCGCATTGGGGCGAGGTTACCGGCGCCGGCGACACCGCCATTCTCGCTTTCGGGTCGACGGTCGGCGCGGCCCGTGAAGCGGCGCGGCGTCTGGCCGAAACGGGGCATCCTGTGCGCGTCATCGCGCTGCGGATGCTGTCGCCATTGCCCATGCACGCACTCGCGCAGGCGCTCGACGGCGTCAAACGCCTTATCGTCATCGAGCAGAACGACAGCGGCCAGCTCTACCGTCATTTGCTCGGCCACAAGGCGGTGCCGGTGGAGACCGAAAGCGTGGCGCGGCCCGGACCGCTGCCGTTCCGGCCATCCGAAATCGTCAACTATGTGGCGTGA